A genomic segment from Lutzomyia longipalpis isolate SR_M1_2022 chromosome 3, ASM2433408v1 encodes:
- the LOC129794201 gene encoding uncharacterized protein LOC129794201, translating to MSENPGNPKKIVARRSSILKKPPNDADSSDCTDTTTKKLVRRISFCGKKSVKEFMQGEDKQTVWGTSYEESDPKVVNVSDIAATAAPKGNYDVTDMDIEDEPLGTAGDRNKENETPERTMWSSINMASKPLASSTMLDMQIDASPGNKVCFQTAAVKKIPPENSEDFSFMMKTPEKVDREANDPFSWLVDPKIVGNIAIDMEESAKSICRDNDATEQSTIFIASPPSASEMNTESLCNFEISTLHIDEQKKQKRKSHQQEMKRISTGKEIDKLVAGDGMDLTAVGGQVEQTHHMEMTFMGQKEAMEGEKMRKTLYFPTNEDQMNLTRAASKEIPTEKSRKHQDLPPEDDQMDLTESAKNNSARKKISFTAEENPMEMTKIGQENTEGKILDRRTIYFKTQEDGMNITCVGEKAATEEEGSSPGGNEMNLTGISKIPHEMDVTLKEEEGEDPKESRRSNARKTIYYPSNNQIDVTVNVPKGKKSLACMDMTLQHIEQRKDPKEGRKTIYFATEDDNEMNITGSLDGKSQRDVPKPMEASMVLTSQEVNERRKKSLVMQEMEMTLDEGGKGKHFGRRTIHFTKDDGNEMDLIEPLSREEDEEIPAEASKGTPNMDMTLLPGKMRVSGVQSRRTVYFPEEDQMNLTASADQQVVMRGGALQSNMEMTFEPEERVGGRIRKTEYFKDAPLDLTAKSPAVRGEKSLTPNMEMTFLPETCAGDGKKERKTIYFSGEDNQINQTVSQDAFLKTIKEPAENVADKENIPEMNPPNSRGSVMEVDTLTNSCADFKRQTVFLYEDIGMEEPNEEPEPQAVDAQSIPEADQSEMDISMAEEESGETKDEMKRKTIFFKDTTNTPLDETAEAFKLSSVRESIREQVMEKEEESLRQTETFRDDDPMDISMGQQEDEDCLGAVGGICESVYEKENSVELIRKIPMTSFHDTSVRFQINQSEENTMKLIRPGEQTQQQISSLSLRMSLKEPSVMDKTLADVMEMKMISDESYIEVGNSANDSDILPTSSGSNSRENSKSMKINLDNTFVRLGDFDLEALDAKKAPAAVTRNIRRETFTISQQKPPEKRSQIPIVVPKQREPKKSLLETSESSKFTEILPVISAEEQEVTMPGNETIKSLPSANNSTLPEIPNFPKNLPAFKDTAGKRKIQAKDPKFLENFLGKDLLDKLSETKDAEKKLENAIKDLEELEKKCMPTIEKFLKYPSRCQFPRSLSFIKLLRNMVESMPSIWFIEKFFYRGLMLFKHRKITTFEIYIYFDPKQLIDMDSVDSRGILYFKRIKIRDCDWYTLKDPATKSKLWIYLHTKFRRQVLMDHYLLDKYNDSNSLRDFLEYINKICCDIFAARPHIMDIVQMKEIP from the exons atgagtgaaaatccCGGAAATCCCAAGAAAATTGTGGCCAGAAGGTCTTCA ATTTTAAAGAAACCACCAAATGATGCGGACTCCTCGGATTGCACGGATACGACGACAAAGAAGCTCGTCCGGAGGATTAGTTTTTGCGGCAAGAAGTCCGTTAA ggaATTTATGCAAGGAGAGGACAAGCAAACAGTTTGGGGGACTTCTTATGAAGAATCTGACCCTAAAGTTGTCAATGTATCCGATATTGCTGCTACAGCAGCCCCCAAGGGGAACTACGATGTCACTGATATGGACATTGAGGATGAACCATTGGGTACAGCAGGAGATAGGAATAAGGAGAATGAGACCCCCGAAAGGACGATGTGGTCTTCAATTAATATGGCATCGAAACCATTAGCCAGCTCAACAATGCTGGACATGCAAATTGATGCATCGCCAGGGAATAAAGTTTGCTTTCAAACTGCCGCCGTTAAGAAAATCCCCCCAGAAAATTcggaggatttttctttcatgatGAAAACCCCCGAAAAGGTTGATCGCGAAGCAAATGATCCCTTTTCGTGGTTGGTCGACCCGAAAATTGTGGGAAACATTGCAATTGATATGGAGGAAAGTGCTAAAAGCATTTGCCGGGACAATGACGCAACGGAACAGAGTACCATCTTTATTGCCAGCCCACCGTCTGCATCGGAAATGAATACCGAATCACTGtgcaattttgaaatatcgACCCTTCACATTGATGAGCagaagaagcaaaagagaaaatctcatCAGCAGGAAATGAAGAGAATTAGTACGGGCAAAGAGATTGATAAGCTTGTGGCTGGGGATGGGATGGATTTAACGGCTGTTGGTGGACAGGTGGAACAAACTCACCACATGGAGATGACTTTTATGGGGCAGAAGGAAGCAATGGAGGgtgaaaaaatgagaaaaactctCTATTTCCCCACAAATGAGGATCAAATGAATCTCACACGTGCAGCTTCCAAAGAAATTCCCACTGAGAAGAGCAGGAAGCACCAAGATCTCCCACCAGAAGACGATCAAATGGATCTCACGGAAAGTGCAAAGAATAATTCAGccaggaagaaaatttcctttactGCAGAAGAAAATCCCATGGAAATGACAAAGATTGGGCAGGAAAACACTGAGGGAAAAATACTCGACAGACGTACCATTTACTTCAAAACTCAAGAAGATGGGATGAACATCACATGCGTGGGTGAAAAGGCGGCTACGGAGGAAGAGGGCAGCAGTCCTGGAGGCAATGAAATGAATCTCACTGGCATTTCGAAAATTCCCCATGAAATGGATGTTACGCTCAAGGAGGAAGAAGGTGAAGATCCCAAAGAGTCTCGTCGCAGTAATGCCCGGAAGACAATTTACTACCCATCTAACAATCAAATAGATGTCACTGTGAATGTGCCAAAGGGCAAAAAGTCCCTGGCATGCATGGATATGACTCTACAACACATTGAGCAGAGAAAGGATCCGAAGGAAgggagaaaaacaatttatttcgcCACAGAGGATGACAATGAAATGAACATCACTGGTAGTCTGGATGGGAAATCTCAGAGGGATGTTCCAAAGCCAATGGAAGCAAGTATGGTCCTCACTTCCCAGGAAGTAAATGAGAGGAGAAAGAAATCCCTCGTGATGCAGGAAATGGAAATGACTCTGGATGAAGGTGGAAAGGGGAAGCATTTTGGAAGGAGAACAATCCATTTCACTAAGGATGATGGCAATGAAATGGATCTGATTGAGCCTCTGTCGAGggaggaagatgaagaaattccTGCAGAAGCTTCAAAAGGAACGCCAAATATGGACATGACTCTTCTTCCGGGAAAAATGAGGGTGTCTGGCGTACAAAGCAGGAGAACTGTTTATTTCCCCGAGGAAGATCAAATGAATCTTACAGCTTCTGCTGATCAACAGGTAGTCATGAGGGGAGGAGCACTACAGTCAAACATGGAGATGACTTTTGAACCAGAAGAACGTGTTGGAGGGAGAATCCGAAAGACAGAATACTTTAAGGATGCACCATTGGATTTAACAGCCAAATCTCCAGCTGTGCGTGGTGAGAAATCCCTCACGCCAAACATGGAGATGACATTCCTTCCGGAAACGTGTGCAGGAGATGGGAAAAAGGAAAGGAAGACAATCTATTTCTCCGGTGAAGAtaatcaaattaatcaaacaGTATCTCAGGATGCCTTCCTGAAAACAATCAAAGAACCAGCAGAGAATGTCGCTGATAAGGAAAATATCCCAGAAATGAATCCACCAAACTCCAGAGGATCAGTTATGGAGGTTGATACACTGACAAACTCTTGTGCAGATTTCAAGCGACAAACTGTGTTCTTATATGAAGATATTGGAATGGAGGAGCCTAATGAGGAGCCTGAACCACAAGCTGTTGATGCGCAATCCATTCCGGAAGCTGATCAATCTGAAATGGACATCAGCATGGCTGAGGAGGAAAGTGGAGAAACAAAGGATGAAATGAAGCGAAAGACAATCTTCTTCAAAGACACCACCAATACGCCTCTAGATGAGACAGCTGAAGCATTCAAATTGTCTTCTGTGAGAGAATCCATACGGGAGCAAGTGATGGAGAAAGAGGAAGAATCACTGCGTCAGACAGAAACCTTTAGGGATGATGATCCAATGGATATCTCCATGGGCCAGCAGGAAGATGAAGATTGTTTGGGTGCTGTTGGTGGAATCTGCGAATCTGTGTACGAAAAAGAGAATTCCGTGGAATTGATCAGGAAAATTCCCATGACATCCTTCCACGATACTTCCGTTAGgtttcaaattaatcaatcagAAGAGAACACAATGAAACTCATTAGGCCAGGAGAACAGACTCAACAACAAATCTCCAGTCTCTCCCTCCGGATGTCCCTAAAGGAGCCAAGTGTGATGGATAAAACACTCGCTGATGTGATGGAAATGAAGATGATTTCAGATGAATCCTACATTGAGGTGGGAAATTCAGCGAATGATTCAGATATTCTCCCAACGAGCTCAGGATCAAACAGTCGAGAGAACagcaaatcaatgaaaattaatctgGACAATACATTTGTTCGTCTTGGGGATTTTGATTTGGAAGCATTGGATGCGAAGAAAGCTCCAGCAGCTGTTACACGAAATATTCGCAGGGAAACTTTCACGATAAGCCAGCAAAAGCCACCTGAGAAGAGAAGCCAAATTCCCATTGTAGTACCCAAACAGAGAGAACCAAAGAAATCACTGCTGGAGACATCTGAGAGTTCAAAATTCACTGAAATACTTCCAGTCATCTCAGCGGAGGAGCAAGAAGTCACCATGCCTGGCAATGAGACAATAAAATCCCTCCCAAGTGCCAACAATTCAACATTACCCGAAATCccgaatttcccaaaaaatctGCCCGCATTCAAGGATACTGCGGGAAAACGCAAAATCCAGGCAAAGGATCCGaagttcttggaaaatttcctcggAAAGGATCTCCTTGATAAACTATCAGAGACAAAGGATGCCGAAAAGAAGCTAGAAAATGCCATAAAGGATTTGGAGGAACTTGAGAAGAAGTGCATGCCGAcaattgagaaattcctcaaatatCCAAGCCGTTGTCAATTTCCACGATCACTCTCCTTCATTAAGTTACTTCGCAACATGGTTGAGAG CATGCCAAGTATTTggttcattgaaaaatttttctatcgAGGACTTATGCTGTTTAAACACAGGAAGATTACAACAtttgaaatttacatttacTTCGATCCGAAGCAGCTCATTGACATGGATTCAGTTGATAGCCGAGGAATACTCTACTTCAAACGCATCAAGATCAGGGATTGTGATTGGTATACATTGAAAG ATCCAGCAACAAAGTCCAAATTGTGGATttatttgcacacaaaattcCGCAGGCAGGTCCTCATGGATCACTACCTCTTGGACAAGTACAACGATTCCAATTCCCTGCGGGATTTCCTTGAGTACATCAACAAAATTTGCTGCGACATTTTTGCAGCGAGACCACATATAATGGATATTGTGCAAATGaaggaaattccttaa
- the LOC129794198 gene encoding ATP synthase subunit d, mitochondrial produces MAARRVTQSSINWAGLAERVPANQKANFVAFKSKSDKYLRSVQANPENAPKIDWARYKQAIPVPGLVENFQKQYESLKVPYPDDTFSAEVDKQEQDVKREIQEFVRQSEERIAEYQKQIAHLKSLLPFDQMTMEDFRDSYPELALDPLNKPTFWPHNPEEQLGYKKENPTSGGH; encoded by the coding sequence ATGGCAGCACGTCGTGTTACACAATCATCCATCAACTGGGCTGGCCTAGCTGAGAGGGTTCCTGCGAACCAGAAGGCCAATTTTGTCGCTTTCAAGTCCAAGAGTGACAAGTACTTGCGAAGTGTCCAGGCAAATCCCGAGAATGCCCCCAAAATTGATTGGGCACGCTACAAGCAAGCAATCCCCGTGCCAGGGCTCGTGGAGAACTTCCAGAAGCAGTACGAATCACTCAAGGTGCCCTACCCGGATGATACGTTCTCAGCTGAGGTTGATAAGCAAGAGCAGGATGTTAAGCGGGAAATTCAGGAATTCGTGCGGCAATCTGAGGAGAGAATTGCGGAGTATCAGAAGCAAATTGCACACCTCAAGTCCCTTCTGCCGTTCGATCAGATGACCATGGAGGACTTCCGTGATTCCTATCCCGAATTAGCTCTTGATCCACTCAATAAGCCCACTTTCTGGCCACACAATCCCGAGGAGCAGCTTGGCTACAAGAAGGAGAATCCCACGTCCGGTGGGCACTAA
- the LOC129794200 gene encoding GTPase-GDP dissociation stimulator vimar translates to MATKETVVVEDLVKELKRATLEDGETATPVLAKISAADPKMYEEVDLAEPLHNLLSTTSSGCDGLRAQVAKCIADVAKTASQRKRFTSRNTIGILLNFIAEAHKTDKIALVTQSCRALGNICYLNDDARNIIVELSGDATLVKLLDVKVNATDDAAAMEQFIKVRCGVLSNFILGGEEFAKKAMALGIMEKLEATTEAASKENPLPEDLLTNTLPPLSILTENVSDLKFSATLNGSLVRILGASTNPDLAEMCLELLHYQAEYDDVKVLLAKEGLCETIYRLLEKYKTFASSNSDARALMKSACDLIVLILTGDDSMNYLYSTAFLTNMEAWLGAEDVDLVTTGVLALGNFARTDSHCIDMVQSNVMQKLLEILAKNNGTTDDMNLQHALLSTLRNLVIPKVNKTAVIEAGLVKILLPMLEIHTPWVVFKLLGTLRMTVDGQEKLALELLANEKLIKQLVAWSNITDHAGVTGESLRLMAWLIKHAYAVHRHDGDANAQPFREDHTSLVHFAHTEGAVESMVRMLTSQHLVMQNESLIALSILLIVFSGSTAEQQQQQRPVDLDALLVAANVGGRLAELISQRADTMTKEIVENLQSVVALLRKSDALAQHMAQHNIDELLKSIPIIVEYCTL, encoded by the exons ATGGCAA CAAAAGAAACCGTCGTTGTGGAAGATCTGGTGAAAGAGCTGAAGAGAGCAACATTGGAAGATGGTGAGACTGCAACTCCGGTTTTGGCCAAAATTTCCGCAGCAGATcccaaaatgtatgaggaagtGGATCTGGCGGAACCCCTGCACAATCTTCTGTCCACCACATCATCCGGATGCGATGGGTTACGTGCTCAGGTGGCCAAATGTATTGCCGATGTAGCCAAAACTGCCAGTCAACGGAAGAGATTCACATCCCGGAATACCATTGGGATCCTCCTGAATTTCATTGCTGAAGCCCACAAGACGGACAAAATAGCCCTCGTTACGCAGTCTTGCAGGGCATTGGGGAATATTTGCTACCTCAATGATGATGCCAGGAATATAATTGTGGAACTCAGTGGGGATGCGACATTGGTGAAGTTGCTGGATGTGAAGGTGAATGCAACGGATGATGCTGCTGCCATGGAGCAATTTATCAAGGTACGATGTGGGGTGTTGTCAAATTTTATTCTGGGCGGGGAAGAATTTGCCAAGAAAGCCATGGCATTGGGGATAATGGAGAAATTGGAAGCAACCACGGAGGCGGCATCGAAGGAGAATCCCCTTCCGGAGGATTTGCTGACCAACACATTGCCACCATTGAGTATTCTCACGGAAAATGTGTCCGATCTCAAATTCAGCGCCACCCTCAATGGGAGCCTCGTGCGTATTTTGGGTGCATCCACAAACCCAGACTTGGCGGAAATGTGCCTGGAATTGCTGCACTACCAAGCGGAGTACGATGATGTGAAGGTACTCCTGGCCAAGGAGGGGCTGTGTGAGACAATCTATCGGCTCTTGGAAAAGTACAAAACCTTCGCGAGTAGCAATAGTGATGCTCGTGCTCTTATGAAGTCCGCATGTGATCTCATTGTACTTATCCTCACGGGAGATGATTCCATGAACTATCTCTACTCCACTGCCTTCCTCACCAACATGGAGGCATGGTTGGGTGCTGAGGATGTGGATTTGGTGACAACGGGTGTGCTGGCACTGGGGAATTTTGCACGCACCGATAGTCACTGCATTGACATGGTGCAGAGCAATGTGATGCAGAAATTGCTGGAGATTCTGGCCAAGAATAATGGGACGACGGATGATATGAATCTACAGCATGCCCTACTGAGTACCCTGCGGAATCTCGTGATCCCCAAAGTCAACAAGACAGCTGTCATTGAAGCGGGTCTCGTGAAGATTCTGCTCCCAATGCTTGAGATTCATACACCATGGGTGGTCTTTAAGCTACTCGGGACGCTCCGGATGACGGTTGATGGGCAGGAGAAGTTAGCGCTGGAGCTACTGGCAAATGAGAAGCTCATTAAGCAGCTGGTGGCGTGGAGCAACATCACCGATCATGCGGGTGTTACGGGAGAATCATTGAGATTGATGGCGTGGCTGATAAAGCACGCCTATGCTGTTCATCGGCACGATGGGGATGCCAATGCTCAGCCATTTAGGGAAGATCACACTAGTCTTGTTCACTTTGCACACACGGAGGGGGCTGTGGAGAGCATGGTGCGCATGCTGACGTCACAACACCTAGTCATGCAGAATGAGTCACTTATTGCCTTAAGTATCCTCCTGATTGTCTTCTCCGGCAGCACTGcagagcagcagcagcagcagcgtCCAGTTGATCTGGATGCACTCCTGGTGGCGGCAAATGTGGGCGGAAGACTTGCGGAGCTCATTTCACAGCGCGCCGACACAATGACAAAGGAGATTGTTGAGAATTTGCAATCTGTTGTGGCTTTGCTCAGGAAATCCGATGCTCTGGCTCAGCACATGGCACAGCACAATATCGATGAACTCCTCAAATCAATCCCAATCATTGTGGAGTACTGCACACTGTAG
- the LOC129794207 gene encoding akirin, translating into MACATLKRSLDWESINQRPSKRRRCSPYGSNSSATTTTMSPTARDAACGCSATEPSSSPFAKIPSYPILTPEKMAQTVHDEIKRLHRTKQLSAVAIERMQDSESSGSEMGSDSPRRPDTPPVKNPDKALFTFKQVQLICSRMLKEQEEKLREEYDLILTSKLAEQYDVFVKFTYDQIQRRYEAAPSYLS; encoded by the coding sequence ATGGCGTGTGCCACCCTCAAGCGCTCCCTCGACTGGGAGTCAATTAATCAGCGTCCGTCGAAGCGCCGTCGGTGCAGCCCCTACGGGTCAAATTCCAGTGCCACTACCACCACCATGAGCCCCACTGCTCGCGATGCGGCATGCGGTTGCTCAGCCACAGAGCCATCGTCATCCCCATTCGCCAAGATACCCTCCTACCCGATTCTCACGCCCGAGAAAATGGCCCAGACCGTTCATGATGAGATCAAGAGACTCCACAGGACGAAGCAACTGTCCGCAGTTGCCATTGAGCGGATGCAGGACTCAGAGTCGAGTGGTTCGGAGATGGGTTCAGACAGCCCAAGGCGTCCGGATACACCGCCAGTGAAGAATCCGGATAAGGCTCTCTTCACATTTAAACAAGTACAATTGATATGTAGTCGCATGCTGAAGGAGCAGGAGGAGAAGTTACGTGAGGAATATGATCTCATTTTGACATCGAAACTTGCTGAGCAGTACGATGTCTTTGTGAAATTCACATATGACCAGATTCAGAGACGCTACGAAGCGGCCCCCAGCTACctctcctaa
- the LOC129794197 gene encoding catalase: MSARGPAEDQLKLYKKSQKGATSTVTTKHGAPIGVRSAAQTVGLNGPILLQDHNFLDEMSAFDRERIPERVVHAKGAGAFGYFEVTHDEIQKYCAAKVFDTVGKRTPIAVRFSTVGGESGSADTVRDPRGFPIKFYTEDGIWDLVGNNTPIFFIRDPILFPSFIHTQKRNPQTHLKDPDMFWDFISLRPETTHQTAFLFSDRGIPDGYRHMNGYGSHTFKTINNKGEAFYVKFHYKTDQGIKNLDPVKANELAANDPDYSIRDLYNAIAKGDYPSWTFYIQVMTFEQAEKFRFNPFDLTKIWPQAEYPLIKVGKMTLDRNPNNYFAEVEQIAFSPSHFVPGIEASPDKMLQGRLFAYADTHRHRLGANHLQLPVNCPYRVSPKTYQRDGPMCFTDNQGGAPNYYPNSFAGPDTCPRALKLNPPYKICGDVARFDSGETEDNYAQVTDFYRRVLDAPARERMAQNIAGHLCAASQFIQERAVKNFSQVDASLGQKLTELLNMYERKKCSNL, encoded by the exons GGTGCTACGTCGACTGTAACGACAAAGCATGGAGCCCCCATTGGTGTTAGGTCTGCTGCTCAGACCGTGGGTCTCAATGGGCCAATTCTGCTGCAGGATCACAACTTCCTCGATGAGATGTCCGCCTTTGATCGTGAACGTATCCCGGAGCGTGTTGTGCACGCCAAGGGTGCCGGTGCTTTTGGGTACTTTGAGGTGACACACGATGAAATTCAGAAGTACTGTGCCGCCAAGGTCTTTGATACTGTTGGTAAGAGGACCCCAATTGCGGTGCGTTTCTCCACGGTGGGTGGGGAGAGTGGATCAGCGGACACAGTGCGTGATCCACGTGGTTTCCCCATTAAGTTCTACACTGAAGATGGAATTTGGGATCTTGTTGGCAACAATACACCAATCTTCTTCATTCGTGACCCCATCCTCTTCCCCAGTTTCATTCATACGCAAAAGCGCAATCCGCAGACGCATCTCAAGGATCCCGATATGTTTTGGGACTTTATCAGTCTTCGACCGGAAACAACACACCAGACGGCCTTCTTGTTCTCCGACCGTGGTATCCCTGATGGGTATCGCCACATGAATGGCTATGGGTCGCACACATTTAAGACAATCAACAACAAAGGGGAGGCCTTCTATGTGAAATTCCACTACAAGACGGATCAGGGAATTAAGAATTTGGATCCCGTCAAGGCAAATGAATTGGCTGCCAATGATCCCGATTACTCCATTAGGGATCTCTACAATGCCATTGCCAAGGGTGATTACCCAAGTTGGACTTTCTACATTCag GTGATGACCTTCGAGCAAGCTGAGAAATTCCGCTTCAACCCATTCGATTTGACTAAGATCTGGCCACAGGCTGAGTATCCGTTGATTAAGGTGGGCAAAATGACGCTGGATCGCAATCCCAACAACTACTTTGCCGAAGTAGAGCAAATTGCTTTCAGTCCATCGCACTTTGTGCCCGGAATTGAGGCATCACCTGATAAGATGTTGCAGGGACGTCTCTTTGCCTACGCTGATACCCATCGTCATCGTTTGGGTGCCAATCATCTCCAATTGCCCGTCAATTGTCCCTACCGCGTCAGCCCTAAGACCTACCAGCGCGATGGCCCAATGTGCTTCACTGATAACCAAGGCGGTGCTCCCAATTACTACCCCAACAGCTTTGCCGGTCCTGATACATGCCCACGTGCTCTGAAGCTCAATCCACCCTACAAGATTTGCGGGGATGTGGCACGCTTTGATTCGGGCGAGACGGAGGATAACTATGCTCAAGTCACGGACTTCTACAGGCGCGTCCTCGATGCCCCGGCACGTGAACGCATGGCACAGAATATTGCTGGACATCTCTGTGCTGCCAGCCAATTCATCCAGGAGCGTGCTGTGAAGAACTTCTCACAGGTCGATGCAAGCTTGGGCCAGAAGCTCACGGAGCTTCTCAACATGTACGAACGCAAGAAGTGCTCCAAcctctaa